A portion of the Leptospira kobayashii genome contains these proteins:
- a CDS encoding SDR family NAD(P)-dependent oxidoreductase, whose protein sequence is MEVPETIIILTGGSGGIGREIVRSLVLSGFSVWNLDKKRPETPVLQETFREIDLSEPLFVLERALTKIISECKESGEIYGFVHCAGYGGPYHKITDVNLEEWQNIFRINMDSLFLLSKLLLPKFKESKFGRIVSIASSLSIVGSALSVGYSASKHAMVGFTKSIADEWGEFGVTANCISPGYVDTSMGIQEDQVKDHRQIIINKTPVKRVAEPAEIARVVNFLMQRESGYISGANWSVDGGITSI, encoded by the coding sequence ATGGAAGTTCCCGAAACAATCATCATACTAACGGGCGGTAGTGGAGGAATCGGTCGGGAGATCGTGAGGTCACTCGTCTTATCCGGATTTTCCGTTTGGAATTTGGATAAAAAAAGACCGGAGACTCCTGTATTGCAGGAAACCTTCAGAGAAATCGATTTATCCGAACCATTATTCGTTTTGGAAAGAGCTCTCACCAAGATTATTTCCGAATGCAAGGAGAGTGGTGAGATTTACGGATTCGTTCACTGTGCCGGTTACGGCGGACCTTACCACAAGATAACAGATGTTAATTTGGAAGAGTGGCAGAATATTTTCCGCATCAATATGGATTCTCTTTTTCTTTTATCCAAATTATTACTTCCTAAATTCAAAGAGTCCAAGTTCGGTCGTATCGTTTCGATAGCATCTTCCCTTTCCATCGTGGGATCGGCTTTATCGGTGGGATACTCCGCTTCCAAACATGCAATGGTAGGATTCACAAAATCCATCGCGGATGAGTGGGGAGAATTCGGGGTCACCGCAAATTGTATTAGCCCGGGCTATGTGGACACTTCCATGGGGATTCAAGAGGATCAGGTCAAGGATCATCGCCAGATCATTATCAACAAAACTCCCGTTAAACGAGTTGCCGAACCTGCGGAAATCGCAAGAGTAGTCAACTTTTTAATGCAAAGAGAATCCGGATATATTTCCGGTGCCAATTGGTCTGTAGATGGAGGGATTACCTCTATCTAA
- a CDS encoding M61 family metallopeptidase, translating to MAKEKKANPVPVKKEKESKEEFSFLVKIRDLHKHYYEVNLMIESDKEEIDLVLPAWTPGSYMIRDYSTHLHKFGAIHSKTKEPVRLEQTDLNHWKIFSEGKSVTVSYIIYAFEDYTVRTNYLDTEFGFINPAGFFLYPENGLSQPVEIQFQVSDIFSNVYTSLSKNNSLHSFHANDFDELFDSPFHLTNKNSVFFEAGSCQHELLIEGDVPYSFKEKLANDLKRITSTEIAWMGDNPNPYYLFVLNLSQNAYGGLEHRASSINFFSPDQIHDEEEYKRLLELLAHEYFHLWNIKRIRPIALGPFDYQKPNLTKELWIAEGITSFYDIYFLYLSGFITKEDYLTKIQADIFALDETNAEEWMSLEESSFTAWNKFYKRNANSHNLNISYYTKGGILVLCMELFIRKETAGLNSFQNIMQALYKKFYIEKKRGFTKQEFFDTALETTGVDLKTEFDTYLTKPVRIPVEEYLKWIGVFRTDSDFSSDLGFRVKEKNGNVFVQKILHGKDTATPDIQLEDEIIAINGKRVNFSGFQKLEKQFQPKEKIVILLSRYGKTKEILIEVGGSYKNKKLSFSSIIPTEIKQIQNSFFGVS from the coding sequence ATGGCAAAGGAAAAAAAAGCAAATCCGGTTCCGGTAAAAAAAGAAAAAGAGTCTAAGGAAGAATTTTCCTTTTTAGTAAAAATCAGGGACTTACATAAACATTATTATGAGGTAAACCTCATGATAGAATCAGACAAGGAAGAGATAGATCTTGTTTTGCCGGCTTGGACACCCGGCTCTTATATGATCAGGGATTACTCCACCCACTTACATAAATTTGGTGCCATTCATTCGAAAACAAAGGAGCCTGTCCGTTTGGAACAAACGGATTTGAATCATTGGAAAATTTTTTCCGAAGGAAAATCCGTTACTGTTTCTTATATCATTTATGCCTTTGAAGATTATACCGTTAGAACCAATTATTTGGACACTGAGTTCGGATTTATCAACCCTGCAGGTTTTTTTCTTTATCCCGAGAACGGTTTGTCACAGCCTGTGGAGATTCAATTTCAGGTTTCGGACATATTCTCAAATGTATACACATCCCTTTCAAAAAACAATTCCCTACATTCGTTTCATGCAAATGACTTTGACGAATTGTTCGATTCCCCATTCCACCTAACAAATAAAAATTCAGTATTCTTTGAAGCAGGATCTTGTCAGCACGAACTTCTCATTGAAGGAGATGTGCCCTATTCCTTTAAGGAAAAATTGGCGAACGATCTGAAACGAATAACATCTACCGAGATCGCATGGATGGGCGACAACCCGAATCCATACTATCTTTTTGTTTTGAATCTGAGCCAAAATGCCTACGGTGGATTGGAACATAGAGCTTCCAGTATTAATTTTTTCAGCCCCGATCAGATCCATGACGAAGAAGAATACAAACGTCTTTTGGAATTATTGGCTCATGAATACTTTCATCTCTGGAATATCAAACGAATTCGACCGATTGCACTCGGTCCTTTCGATTATCAAAAACCCAACCTAACAAAAGAACTTTGGATTGCGGAAGGAATTACCAGTTTTTACGATATCTACTTTTTATATCTTTCCGGTTTCATTACAAAAGAAGATTATCTAACCAAAATCCAGGCGGATATTTTTGCGCTGGATGAAACGAACGCAGAAGAATGGATGAGTTTGGAAGAATCTTCCTTTACAGCCTGGAACAAGTTTTACAAAAGAAATGCGAATAGTCATAACCTGAATATCTCCTATTATACAAAAGGTGGGATTCTGGTTTTGTGTATGGAACTTTTCATTCGAAAGGAGACTGCCGGTTTAAATTCCTTCCAGAATATAATGCAGGCTTTATATAAAAAGTTTTATATCGAGAAAAAAAGAGGATTCACCAAACAAGAGTTTTTCGATACTGCGTTGGAGACGACAGGTGTGGATTTAAAAACTGAATTTGACACGTATTTGACCAAACCGGTAAGGATTCCTGTGGAAGAGTATTTAAAATGGATCGGCGTTTTCCGAACGGACTCCGATTTCAGTTCGGACCTGGGGTTTCGAGTGAAAGAAAAAAATGGAAATGTTTTCGTTCAAAAAATCCTCCATGGAAAGGATACCGCTACACCGGACATTCAACTGGAAGATGAAATCATTGCAATCAACGGAAAACGGGTGAATTTTTCCGGCTTCCAAAAATTGGAAAAACAATTTCAACCGAAAGAAAAAATAGTGATACTTTTGTCCAGATACGGAAAGACGAAAGAGATTCTTATCGAAGTGGGAGGAAGTTATAAAAACAAAAAACTTTCCTTTAGTAGTATCATCCCGACCGAAATCAAACAAATTCAGAATTCATTTTTCGGAGTGAGCTAA
- the corA gene encoding magnesium/cobalt transporter CorA — protein MASILNYILTPSTKEEILPNKPLPLSKGGKHWIHITAENEQQLTLLFHKHKIHPLTIEDILNPSSRIKLEKFPNYIFFIYKGFHLEKNQLVSRNFNFILTKNQIISLTLDFRETISDLIENWKANHRILAQGYEFVVHKILDIETDHTLAIVQKIEEKIEHLEDQIFNNTRRLDISYVYSLRGSLQSMKKWLIQNKEVLEHVEAIQSSFFSDEADAFFRDVRDHSIKILELVDSNIESISSALEAHIAISSRKTNEIMKTLTIMTAIMLPMSLIAGIFGMNFKNIPSLDWEWGYFYSLVLMIGTGITMYLYFRFKRWF, from the coding sequence ATGGCGAGTATTCTGAATTATATCCTTACTCCTTCCACAAAAGAGGAGATTCTTCCCAATAAACCTCTGCCTCTATCCAAAGGAGGAAAACATTGGATTCATATAACAGCTGAAAACGAACAGCAGCTTACATTGTTATTTCATAAACACAAAATCCATCCTCTTACCATCGAAGACATACTCAACCCAAGTAGTAGAATCAAGTTGGAAAAATTTCCGAATTATATCTTCTTTATTTATAAAGGATTTCATTTGGAGAAAAACCAACTTGTTTCGCGGAATTTTAATTTTATTCTGACGAAAAATCAAATCATCTCGCTTACTCTTGATTTTCGCGAAACAATCAGCGATCTAATTGAAAATTGGAAAGCGAACCATCGCATTTTAGCGCAAGGTTACGAATTCGTTGTCCATAAAATCCTGGATATAGAGACGGATCATACTTTGGCGATCGTCCAGAAAATTGAAGAAAAAATAGAACATTTGGAAGATCAGATATTCAACAACACGAGAAGACTGGATATCAGCTATGTTTACAGCTTACGGGGAAGTCTTCAAAGTATGAAAAAATGGCTGATTCAAAACAAAGAGGTTCTGGAACATGTGGAAGCGATCCAAAGCAGTTTTTTCAGCGATGAAGCGGATGCTTTCTTTCGGGACGTACGGGATCATTCCATCAAAATACTAGAGTTAGTTGATAGTAACATCGAATCGATTTCATCGGCCTTGGAAGCTCATATCGCGATCTCCAGCAGAAAAACGAATGAAATCATGAAAACACTCACGATTATGACTGCGATTATGTTGCCGATGTCACTTATCGCCGGAATATTCGGAATGAACTTTAAAAATATTCCTTCTCTAGACTGGGAATGGGGTTATTTTTATTCCTTGGTATTGATGATAGGTACGGGAATTACAATGTACTTGTACTTTAGATTCAAAAGATGGTTTTAA
- a CDS encoding SDR family NAD(P)-dependent oxidoreductase, which yields MNRSKKIFVFGAGSGIGQAVFNEFHLDSKNNQKIEVYGFSRSGQSQLTEFIPNTNHKFDLTADMDFDLWETTWQKQWKSWESGKEKTEYVVYFAQGDGIFSPVEDINLIEIQKHFSLNLFSSMRVLKIMSPALKSSLPATVVFFTSTAAKLGFPNSTVYCASKHAASGLAKALREEWKPFGTKVINAYLGAIATSIWDSRPEFSKEDMVNVKDAAIFLHDLAFLPETVYLEEFYMTPKKGIL from the coding sequence ATGAACAGATCCAAAAAAATATTTGTTTTTGGCGCCGGATCCGGCATCGGACAAGCGGTTTTTAACGAATTCCACTTGGATTCAAAGAACAACCAAAAGATAGAGGTTTACGGTTTTTCAAGAAGCGGACAAAGCCAATTAACCGAATTTATACCGAATACCAACCACAAATTCGACCTTACTGCTGATATGGATTTTGATCTTTGGGAAACAACCTGGCAAAAACAATGGAAATCCTGGGAATCCGGCAAGGAGAAAACCGAATATGTCGTCTACTTTGCGCAAGGCGATGGTATTTTTTCACCTGTCGAAGATATAAATCTGATTGAAATTCAAAAACATTTTAGTTTGAATCTATTTTCTTCTATGAGAGTATTAAAAATTATGAGTCCTGCTTTGAAGTCATCCCTTCCTGCGACGGTAGTTTTTTTCACTTCTACGGCGGCAAAACTAGGATTCCCCAATTCTACCGTTTATTGTGCTTCCAAACATGCGGCCTCCGGACTTGCCAAAGCTTTGAGAGAGGAATGGAAACCTTTTGGAACAAAGGTAATCAATGCTTATCTCGGCGCCATTGCAACTTCCATCTGGGATAGCCGTCCGGAATTTTCAAAAGAAGATATGGTAAATGTGAAAGACGCCGCGATTTTCCTTCATGATCTTGCTTTTCTTCCTGAAACGGTTTATCTGGAAGAGTTTTATATGACTCCGAAAAAAGGAATACTGTAA